From the Alloalcanivorax dieselolei B5 genome, one window contains:
- a CDS encoding phosphotransferase family protein, giving the protein MEGQPELVPVLEAHRFDENRLSRYLDQAGLLAGALRVQQFQGGQSNPTYLLESGERRYVLRKKPPGKVLPSAHQVDREYRVMKALGEHSDVPVPAMRALCEDDDVIGTSFYVMDFVPGRVFSEPLLESLPTDQQRRAVYEAMVDTLAKLHSVDYKAAGLEDFGRPQGYVARQVKRWRAQYQASKTDDLPAMDNLIDWLEEHIPEDDSAAIAHGDFRMGNLLLAPDQPGVVAVLDWELATIGHPLADLAYFCLPYHLPHGIQGVRGLDGLDLSGRGIPDEHALLERYCRGCGRDGISDWPVFLAFALFRTAAILQGVYARALQGNASNRDALEVGKRAGLMAERGWQIARTHQ; this is encoded by the coding sequence ATGGAAGGTCAACCGGAACTGGTGCCGGTCCTTGAGGCCCATCGTTTCGATGAAAACCGCCTGTCCCGATATCTGGATCAGGCCGGGCTGCTGGCCGGAGCGTTGCGGGTGCAACAGTTCCAGGGCGGACAATCCAACCCCACTTACTTGCTGGAAAGTGGCGAGCGCCGCTATGTACTGCGCAAGAAGCCGCCGGGCAAGGTGTTGCCCTCGGCGCATCAGGTGGACCGCGAATATCGGGTGATGAAGGCATTGGGCGAGCACAGCGACGTGCCGGTGCCGGCCATGCGTGCGCTCTGCGAGGACGATGACGTTATCGGCACCAGTTTTTACGTCATGGATTTCGTGCCCGGCCGGGTGTTTTCCGAGCCACTGCTGGAAAGTCTGCCCACCGATCAACAGCGCCGCGCCGTCTATGAGGCCATGGTGGATACCCTGGCCAAACTGCACAGCGTTGACTACAAGGCCGCCGGCTTGGAGGATTTTGGACGTCCTCAAGGGTATGTGGCGCGCCAGGTGAAACGCTGGCGGGCTCAGTACCAGGCCTCCAAGACCGATGACCTGCCGGCCATGGACAACCTGATCGACTGGCTCGAGGAGCACATTCCCGAGGACGACAGTGCCGCCATTGCTCACGGTGACTTCCGAATGGGCAATCTGCTGCTGGCACCGGACCAGCCCGGGGTGGTGGCGGTGCTGGACTGGGAACTGGCCACCATTGGCCATCCGCTGGCGGATCTGGCTTACTTCTGTCTGCCGTATCATCTCCCCCACGGTATTCAGGGGGTGCGCGGCCTGGACGGTCTGGATCTGAGCGGACGCGGCATTCCCGATGAGCATGCATTGCTGGAGCGTTACTGTCGCGGTTGTGGCCGCGATGGCATCAGCGACTGGCCGGTATTTCTGGCCTTCGCGCTGTTCCGCACCGCGGCGATCCTGCAGGGGGTCTACGCCCGGGCCCTGCAGGGCAACGCCAGCAACCGTGATGCGTTGGAAGTCGGCAAACGGGCCGGACTGATGGCCGAGCGCGGCTGGCAAATCGCCCGTACTCACCAATAA
- a CDS encoding long-chain fatty acid--CoA ligase, with protein MFDRHFAVWPENLPHHLTIPETSLCTNLDVSALRYPEKPAIIYYDHTITYRELKRQVDALAGYLQTLGVDKGDRVLLYMQNAPQFIIGYYAILRANAIVVPINPMNRTAELEHYLEDTQATVTLAAQEVFANIVPLIGTRQLRHVIVASYSDYIDPQTDLDLPAEVRAPAQPLQTEGAIAWRDAIDAGKTPGELLVGPDDLAVFPYSSGTTGAPKGCMHTHRSVMATCVHGVAWRSGGGSEGIILSTLPYFHVTGMQGAMNAPIYTGACIVLMTRWDRRTAATLIQRYQVTSWTNIVTMAIDLLSDPEVESFDLSSLQNIGGGGAAMPEAVSDKLFKLTGLRYIEGYGLSETIAATHINPAEKPKKQCLGIPVFDVDSRVIDQETGKELGVGEVGEIISHGPQIFQGYWNRPEETEKAFIELDGKPFFRTGDMGYYDEEGYFFIVDRVKRMINASGFKVWPAEVESLMYRHPAIQECCIISAPHERRGETVKACVVLNAKDKDNVSEDDIITWCKNEMAAYKVPQIVEFRDELPRSPTGKVMWRALQEQEWATNESAS; from the coding sequence ATGTTTGATCGGCATTTTGCCGTTTGGCCTGAAAACCTGCCGCATCACCTGACCATTCCGGAAACCAGCCTCTGCACCAATCTTGATGTCTCCGCGCTGCGCTACCCGGAAAAACCGGCCATCATTTATTACGACCATACCATCACCTACCGGGAACTGAAGCGCCAGGTCGACGCTCTGGCCGGCTACCTGCAAACATTGGGCGTGGACAAAGGTGACCGCGTCCTGCTGTACATGCAGAACGCTCCTCAATTCATCATCGGTTACTACGCCATTCTGCGGGCCAACGCCATCGTCGTGCCGATCAACCCGATGAACCGCACGGCGGAACTGGAACACTACCTGGAGGATACCCAGGCAACGGTGACGCTGGCGGCGCAAGAAGTGTTCGCCAATATCGTGCCGCTGATCGGCACCCGGCAGCTGCGTCATGTCATCGTGGCGTCCTACAGCGACTATATCGACCCGCAAACCGATCTGGACCTTCCCGCGGAAGTGCGGGCGCCGGCGCAGCCTTTGCAAACCGAAGGTGCGATCGCCTGGCGCGACGCCATCGATGCCGGCAAGACGCCCGGGGAATTGCTGGTGGGGCCGGACGATCTGGCGGTGTTCCCCTACAGCTCCGGGACCACCGGCGCTCCCAAAGGCTGCATGCATACCCACCGGTCGGTGATGGCCACCTGTGTGCATGGCGTGGCCTGGCGCTCTGGCGGCGGCAGTGAGGGGATCATCCTCTCCACCCTGCCGTACTTCCATGTCACCGGCATGCAGGGCGCCATGAACGCGCCCATCTACACCGGTGCCTGCATCGTGCTGATGACCCGCTGGGACCGCCGTACCGCGGCCACCCTGATTCAGCGTTATCAGGTCACCAGTTGGACCAACATCGTCACCATGGCCATCGATCTGCTGTCCGATCCGGAGGTGGAATCCTTCGATCTGTCCAGCTTGCAGAACATCGGCGGTGGTGGCGCGGCCATGCCGGAAGCGGTCTCCGACAAGCTGTTCAAGCTCACCGGGCTGCGCTACATCGAAGGGTATGGCCTCTCCGAGACCATCGCCGCCACCCACATCAATCCCGCCGAGAAGCCAAAGAAACAGTGCCTTGGCATTCCGGTCTTCGACGTGGATTCCCGCGTCATCGACCAGGAGACCGGCAAGGAACTGGGCGTCGGGGAAGTGGGGGAGATCATTTCCCACGGCCCGCAGATTTTCCAGGGTTACTGGAACCGTCCGGAGGAAACCGAGAAGGCCTTCATCGAACTGGACGGCAAGCCGTTCTTCCGTACCGGAGACATGGGGTACTACGACGAAGAAGGCTATTTCTTCATCGTCGACCGGGTGAAACGGATGATCAATGCGTCCGGCTTCAAGGTCTGGCCCGCCGAAGTGGAAAGTCTGATGTACCGCCATCCCGCCATTCAGGAGTGCTGCATCATCTCCGCGCCGCACGAGCGCCGTGGCGAAACGGTGAAAGCCTGTGTGGTTTTGAACGCCAAGGATAAAGATAACGTCAGCGAGGACGATATCATTACCTGGTGCAAGAATGAGATGGCCGCCTACAAGGTGCCGCAGATCGTCGAATTCCGCGATGAGCTGCCTCGTTCGCCCACCGGCAAGGTGATGTGGCGGGCATTGCAAGAGCAGGAATGGGCGACGAACGAAAGCGCCTCCTGA
- a CDS encoding branched-chain amino acid ABC transporter permease: MDRLMNFFVSPVLKWALLVLAVVFPLISDNEYHIYVMATAFIWAIAVYGMNIITGYCGQLNLAHGGFFAIGAYVVAILTVDHEWAFWPAFIAAGLAGAIFGFLVGVVSLRLKEHYFAIFTLCVGFIIYLLLEKWEELTHGSLGIINIAPPEGFGLVDFTETVPFYYLVLAFLVLSVWLVSRLSRSLLGRTFLAIRISDDLAQSLGINLMRNKVLAFVLSTVYAASAGALYAGVVRFIGPAEADVVHTFDMITYLLVGGIGTLMGPLLGTLAITWLTQMLQSLEEYRMIIFGPMLVILVIFFPRGIVGGFLTWRGRRLANKASQQGQGGESPTPSTPNADKQEAGNNA; the protein is encoded by the coding sequence ATGGATCGCCTGATGAACTTCTTTGTCAGCCCAGTGCTGAAATGGGCCTTGCTGGTGTTGGCGGTGGTGTTTCCGCTGATCTCCGATAACGAGTACCACATCTACGTGATGGCCACGGCCTTTATCTGGGCCATCGCCGTCTACGGCATGAACATCATCACCGGTTACTGTGGTCAGCTGAATCTGGCGCATGGCGGCTTCTTCGCCATCGGCGCCTATGTGGTGGCGATCCTGACGGTGGATCATGAGTGGGCGTTCTGGCCGGCGTTCATCGCCGCCGGTCTGGCCGGCGCCATCTTTGGTTTCCTCGTTGGCGTGGTGTCCCTGCGTCTGAAGGAGCATTACTTCGCCATCTTCACCTTGTGCGTGGGCTTCATCATTTATCTGTTGCTGGAGAAATGGGAAGAACTCACGCACGGCTCCCTCGGCATTATCAACATCGCCCCGCCGGAAGGGTTCGGTTTGGTGGATTTCACCGAGACCGTGCCGTTCTATTACCTGGTGCTGGCGTTCCTGGTGTTGTCCGTGTGGCTGGTGAGCCGCCTTTCCCGTTCGCTGTTGGGCCGGACTTTCCTGGCCATCCGCATCAGTGACGACCTGGCGCAATCACTGGGCATCAATCTGATGCGCAACAAGGTTCTGGCGTTCGTGCTGTCCACCGTTTACGCCGCCTCGGCCGGTGCTTTGTACGCCGGTGTGGTGCGTTTCATCGGCCCGGCGGAAGCGGATGTGGTGCATACCTTCGACATGATCACCTACCTGCTGGTGGGCGGTATTGGCACCTTGATGGGGCCGCTGCTCGGCACCCTGGCGATCACCTGGCTGACGCAGATGCTGCAGTCCCTGGAAGAGTACCGCATGATCATCTTCGGCCCGATGCTGGTGATTCTGGTGATCTTCTTCCCGCGCGGTATCGTCGGTGGTTTCCTGACCTGGCGCGGACGTCGCCTGGCCAATAAAGCGTCTCAACAGGGCCAGGGCGGGGAATCTCCGACTCCCAGCACGCCCAACGCGGACAAACAGGAGGCCGGCAACAATGCTTAA
- a CDS encoding ABC transporter ATP-binding protein translates to MLKISNLTKRFGGLAAVNNVSVEFPANQVNAIIGPNGAGKSTFFNLVAGAMPPSEGKIEYQGMDITGMAPDRIARLGVARTFQTTMLFDQSTVLDNLIVGHRLRTQSRLWDVIINSKRLRDEEKKCRSRAAEVLDFVGLSHIGHRYIVDISQEERKRVAFALAMATDPELVLLDEPAGGINPEETENLADLIRKMVKHGITVCLIEHKMDMIMSLADKIMVLDHGEKIAEGTPEQIKNDPVVIEAYLGSEQDVEA, encoded by the coding sequence ATGCTTAAGATCAGTAATCTGACCAAGCGTTTCGGCGGCCTGGCGGCGGTCAATAACGTCAGCGTGGAATTCCCCGCCAATCAGGTGAACGCCATCATCGGCCCCAACGGGGCTGGTAAAAGTACTTTCTTCAATCTGGTAGCCGGAGCGATGCCGCCCAGCGAAGGCAAGATCGAATATCAGGGCATGGACATCACCGGCATGGCGCCGGACCGGATTGCCCGTCTCGGCGTGGCGCGGACTTTCCAGACCACCATGCTGTTCGATCAGTCCACCGTGCTGGACAACCTGATCGTCGGCCACCGGCTGCGCACCCAGTCGCGCCTGTGGGACGTGATCATCAACTCCAAGCGTCTGCGTGACGAGGAGAAGAAGTGCCGCTCCCGCGCCGCCGAGGTGCTGGACTTCGTCGGGCTGTCCCATATCGGCCATCGCTACATCGTCGATATCAGCCAGGAAGAGCGCAAGCGGGTGGCTTTCGCTTTGGCCATGGCCACCGATCCGGAACTGGTGCTGCTGGATGAACCGGCCGGTGGTATCAATCCCGAGGAGACGGAGAATCTGGCCGACCTGATTCGCAAGATGGTCAAGCACGGCATCACCGTCTGCCTGATCGAGCACAAGATGGACATGATCATGAGCCTGGCGGACAAGATCATGGTGCTGGATCACGGAGAGAAGATCGCCGAGGGAACCCCGGAGCAGATCAAGAACGATCCGGTGGTCATCGAGGCTTACCTGGGGAGTGAACAAGATGTTGAAGCTTGA
- a CDS encoding efflux RND transporter periplasmic adaptor subunit, which translates to MRARSVHVSVLFFFALALTACGNDAPQQQGAGGAAQVGFITVKPEPYTVVNELPGRTSPYEVAEIRPQVSGIIKERLFDEGAEVEAGQVLYRIDDRQFKAALASAQADLASARSTLESNQLLADRYKTLVEANAVSRQEYDNARASLGTNKAQIAAAQAAVDTARLNLDYASVKAPISGRIGRSTVTAGALVTANQSEALATIRQLDPIYVDLTQSARALRQLRVAMESGQLEQVGEDKARVTLVLEDGTEYDQSGTLQFSEYAVDESTGSITLRALFPNPDGDLLPGLFVRAKLPQGQRDNAILVPQKAVTRDPQGTASAMVIGDNNTVEKRQVETVRTVGNRWLIGAGLAAGDKLIVDGLQKIGPGMPVEGVDVEAQKQQAQQTQAQDNGPNNANAE; encoded by the coding sequence ATGCGCGCACGATCGGTCCATGTTTCTGTCCTTTTCTTTTTTGCCCTCGCCCTGACCGCCTGCGGAAACGACGCGCCTCAGCAGCAAGGTGCCGGCGGTGCGGCGCAGGTGGGTTTCATCACGGTTAAACCGGAACCCTATACCGTCGTCAACGAACTGCCCGGCCGCACCAGCCCCTACGAGGTGGCGGAGATTCGTCCTCAAGTGAGCGGCATTATCAAGGAACGTCTGTTCGATGAAGGCGCCGAAGTTGAGGCCGGGCAGGTGCTTTATCGTATCGACGATCGCCAGTTCAAGGCGGCACTGGCCAGCGCCCAGGCGGATCTGGCCAGCGCCCGTTCCACACTGGAGTCCAACCAGCTGCTGGCCGACCGCTATAAGACTCTGGTGGAAGCGAACGCGGTAAGCCGTCAGGAGTACGACAATGCCCGCGCCAGTCTGGGCACCAACAAAGCGCAGATCGCCGCCGCCCAGGCCGCGGTGGATACCGCTCGCCTGAACCTGGACTACGCCAGTGTCAAGGCGCCGATTTCCGGGCGTATCGGCCGTTCCACCGTCACCGCCGGTGCTCTGGTCACCGCCAACCAGAGCGAGGCGCTGGCCACCATTCGTCAATTGGATCCGATCTATGTGGACCTCACCCAGTCCGCCCGTGCGTTGCGTCAACTGCGCGTGGCCATGGAAAGCGGGCAGTTGGAACAGGTCGGCGAAGACAAGGCGCGCGTCACTCTGGTGTTGGAAGACGGCACCGAGTACGACCAGAGCGGGACCCTGCAATTCTCCGAGTACGCGGTGGATGAAAGCACCGGCTCGATCACCCTGCGCGCCCTGTTCCCCAATCCCGACGGCGACCTGCTGCCCGGTCTGTTCGTGCGCGCCAAGCTGCCCCAGGGACAACGCGACAACGCCATCCTGGTGCCACAGAAAGCGGTCACCCGTGATCCGCAAGGCACCGCCAGTGCCATGGTCATCGGCGACAACAACACGGTGGAAAAACGTCAGGTGGAAACCGTGCGCACGGTGGGCAACCGCTGGTTGATCGGCGCTGGCCTCGCCGCCGGCGACAAACTGATCGTCGACGGCCTGCAAAAGATCGGCCCCGGCATGCCGGTGGAAGGTGTGGACGTCGAGGCGCAAAAGCAGCAAGCGCAGCAAACCCAGGCCCAGGACAACGGCCCGAACAACGCCAACGCCGAGTAA
- a CDS encoding SDR family NAD(P)-dependent oxidoreductase, translated as MSKLFDLTGKVALITGSTRGIGKAIAEEMARAGAKVVISSRKPEPCHEVCEAIKAEGHEAIAVPCNVGSKDDLMNLVDETLAAFGKIDILVCNAATNPVYGPTAEVSDEAWDKILDTNVKGTFWLCNRVLPIMAENGGGNVVIISSIAGLRGNSVIGTYGVSKAAEAALARNLAVEWGPKNIRVNAIAPGLVRTDFAKALVEDPVRRQRAEERTPVRRIGDPVDIAGVALFLSSAGSAYVTGQTIVADGGETIC; from the coding sequence ATGAGTAAGCTGTTTGATCTCACGGGAAAAGTCGCTCTGATCACCGGATCCACCCGGGGTATCGGTAAAGCCATCGCCGAGGAAATGGCCCGTGCTGGCGCCAAGGTGGTCATCTCCAGCCGCAAGCCGGAGCCTTGCCATGAAGTGTGCGAGGCGATCAAGGCGGAAGGTCACGAGGCCATCGCCGTGCCCTGTAACGTGGGCAGCAAGGATGATTTGATGAACCTGGTAGATGAAACCCTGGCGGCCTTTGGCAAGATCGATATTCTGGTCTGTAACGCCGCCACCAACCCGGTTTACGGCCCCACCGCGGAAGTCAGCGACGAGGCCTGGGACAAGATTCTCGACACCAACGTCAAGGGCACGTTCTGGCTGTGCAACCGGGTACTGCCGATCATGGCCGAGAACGGCGGTGGTAACGTGGTGATCATTTCCAGCATCGCCGGACTGCGCGGCAACAGCGTGATTGGCACCTACGGCGTCTCCAAGGCGGCGGAAGCGGCGCTTGCCCGCAACCTGGCGGTGGAGTGGGGGCCGAAGAATATTCGTGTCAACGCCATTGCTCCGGGGCTGGTGCGCACCGATTTCGCCAAGGCTCTGGTGGAAGACCCGGTTCGCCGTCAGCGCGCCGAGGAACGCACACCGGTGCGCCGTATCGGCGATCCGGTGGATATCGCCGGGGTGGCGTTGTTCCTGTCCAGCGCCGGCAGCGCTTACGTGACCGGTCAGACCATCGTGGCGGACGGCGGCGAAACCATTTGTTGA
- the surE gene encoding 5'/3'-nucleotidase SurE, producing MKPFQRILLTNDDGIDAPGLKVAEVIAAELAEEVWVVAPEHDQSGVGQSISLHSPLRVYHHGERRYAVSGTPADCVLFAMTEWLEETPPDLVLSGVNCGANLSDSVMYSGTVGAVLAAAHLGLPGVALSQAFLDRDAINYAPVSELAAGLIRQLWERHTEHCCWNLNFPDLPLARIKGNRITRQVPGSIRRARLVAGRDGRNLSYHWLTFERDPDSIDHPQSDVVALRDGRVSVMPLRPSRCDDDLADALWQKGEW from the coding sequence ATGAAGCCCTTCCAACGTATCCTTCTTACCAACGACGATGGCATCGACGCCCCCGGTCTGAAAGTGGCCGAGGTGATCGCCGCGGAACTGGCCGAGGAGGTCTGGGTGGTGGCGCCGGAGCATGATCAAAGCGGGGTGGGGCAAAGTATTTCGCTGCACAGCCCGTTGCGGGTATATCACCACGGCGAGCGCCGCTACGCCGTTTCCGGTACGCCGGCGGATTGCGTCCTTTTCGCCATGACGGAGTGGCTGGAGGAAACACCGCCGGATCTGGTGCTGTCCGGGGTTAACTGTGGCGCCAATCTGAGTGACTCGGTGATGTACTCCGGTACCGTTGGCGCGGTGCTGGCGGCGGCCCATCTGGGGTTGCCTGGCGTGGCGCTGAGCCAGGCGTTTCTGGATCGGGATGCCATCAATTACGCACCAGTGAGCGAGCTGGCGGCGGGACTGATCCGGCAATTATGGGAGCGTCACACCGAGCATTGCTGCTGGAACCTCAACTTCCCCGATCTGCCGCTGGCGCGGATCAAGGGTAACCGCATCACCCGCCAGGTGCCCGGCAGCATCCGCCGCGCCCGGTTGGTGGCCGGACGTGACGGTCGCAATCTGTCCTACCATTGGCTGACCTTCGAGCGCGATCCGGATTCCATCGATCACCCGCAGTCCGACGTGGTGGCTCTGCGTGATGGCCGTGTGTCGGTGATGCCGCTGAGACCTTCCCGTTGTGATGACGATCTGGCCGACGCCTTGTGGCAGAAAGGCGAGTGGTAA
- a CDS encoding branched-chain amino acid ABC transporter permease, whose protein sequence is MDLFLQQVLNGLTLGSIYGLIALGLTLVYGILHVPNFAHGALYMVGAYVAYFTMVDLGLNYWLAMIAAGAVVAFLSVLCERLVFHPLRHAPPIHDKIAAIGILLFLEAVVQMYWGADFRRMPTPYNEILHFGGLTIPAQRLLIIAGAFGLMGALHLYLKKTMTGATIIAMAQNREGAFLVGIDANRVAMMTFAIAGVLAAVGATLFAPINLVYPAMGHLLIMKAFVIIILGGMGSIPGAIVGGLIIGFAEALGGFYISNEYKDVIAFALLVVILSVKPTGLFTKGVR, encoded by the coding sequence TTGGACTTGTTTCTGCAGCAAGTGCTCAATGGCCTGACCCTGGGAAGCATATATGGCCTGATTGCCCTGGGCCTGACCCTGGTCTATGGCATTCTCCATGTTCCCAATTTCGCCCACGGTGCGCTGTATATGGTGGGGGCCTACGTGGCTTACTTCACCATGGTGGACCTGGGGCTGAACTACTGGCTGGCGATGATCGCCGCCGGTGCGGTAGTGGCCTTCCTTTCCGTTCTTTGTGAGCGTCTCGTCTTTCACCCGCTGCGTCATGCGCCGCCCATTCACGACAAGATCGCCGCCATCGGCATCCTGTTGTTCCTGGAGGCGGTGGTGCAGATGTACTGGGGCGCGGATTTCCGCCGCATGCCCACGCCCTATAACGAGATCCTGCATTTCGGCGGTCTTACCATTCCGGCCCAGCGTCTGTTGATCATCGCGGGTGCCTTTGGCCTGATGGGCGCCTTGCACCTGTATCTGAAAAAGACCATGACCGGCGCCACCATCATCGCCATGGCGCAAAACCGGGAAGGCGCCTTCCTGGTGGGTATCGACGCCAACCGCGTGGCGATGATGACGTTCGCCATCGCTGGCGTGTTGGCGGCGGTGGGCGCGACCCTGTTCGCACCGATCAACCTGGTCTACCCGGCCATGGGACACCTGCTGATCATGAAAGCCTTCGTGATCATTATTCTCGGTGGTATGGGCAGCATTCCCGGCGCCATCGTCGGTGGCTTGATCATCGGCTTCGCCGAAGCCCTGGGCGGTTTCTATATCTCCAATGAATACAAGGACGTCATCGCCTTCGCGTTGCTGGTGGTGATTTTGTCGGTGAAACCCACCGGGCTGTTCACCAAGGGGGTGCGCTAA
- a CDS encoding TetR family transcriptional regulator — translation MRRTKAEAQETREQILDAAERVFHEKGVSRTSLNDIAGAAGFTRGAIYWHFKNKHDVFAAMLERKRLPLEALAQRAEHPEEKDPLGRLREFLIYVLCETVRDPSRRRVLEIIFQKCEFTVETDPLMARQKESFLEASKSMRIILGRAIERGQLPESLNIERAVTLLHVQVCGLLYVWLLVPETFDLEQEAAHHVDCYLNTLASCPSISGRPDSPS, via the coding sequence ATGAGGCGCACCAAGGCGGAAGCTCAGGAGACCCGTGAGCAGATACTCGACGCGGCGGAGCGCGTCTTTCATGAAAAAGGCGTATCGAGGACCTCCTTGAATGACATCGCCGGCGCGGCGGGGTTCACTCGTGGTGCCATTTATTGGCATTTCAAAAACAAACATGATGTTTTTGCCGCCATGTTGGAGCGAAAGCGTTTGCCGCTGGAGGCTTTGGCGCAGCGGGCGGAGCACCCTGAAGAGAAGGATCCGCTGGGGCGGTTGCGGGAATTCCTGATCTACGTGCTCTGTGAAACCGTCCGTGATCCGAGCCGTCGGCGGGTATTGGAGATCATATTCCAAAAATGTGAATTTACTGTGGAAACCGATCCTCTGATGGCCCGCCAGAAGGAATCCTTTCTGGAAGCCTCCAAATCCATGCGAATCATCCTTGGCCGCGCCATCGAGCGCGGGCAACTGCCTGAAAGTCTGAACATCGAGCGTGCCGTGACCTTGCTGCATGTGCAAGTGTGTGGCCTTCTTTATGTCTGGTTGCTGGTCCCGGAGACCTTTGATCTCGAACAGGAAGCGGCCCATCATGTGGACTGCTATCTCAACACGCTGGCGTCGTGCCCCTCCATTTCCGGGCGCCCGGATTCTCCTTCCTGA